A DNA window from Hordeum vulgare subsp. vulgare chromosome 1H, MorexV3_pseudomolecules_assembly, whole genome shotgun sequence contains the following coding sequences:
- the LOC123431097 gene encoding growth hormone-regulated TBC protein 1: protein MFGIQPRDVSDDDFNPRRRRWSLWTTPPASMPTTSHARRYTTPRRGGHSNAYHLSVKFEDLCGFMVEGNVDDVNVLNEVRERIREQGRVWWALEASKGANWYLQPRISSNGGQGVISVTSLKLSVLTNTVTLRRLIRKGVPPALRPKVWMSVSGAAKKRSTVPETYYDELIRATEGKTTPATRQIDHDLPRTFPCHPWLNSEEGQASLRRVLVGYSFRDSEVGYCQGLNYVAALLLLVMKTEEDAFWMLAVLLENVLVSDCYTDTLSGCHVEQRVFKDLLAKKCPRIAAHLEAMGFDVSLVATEWFLCLFSKTLPSETTLRVWDVLFNEGAKVLFHVALAIFKMREDDLLRIQHIGDVIDVLQTTAHHLYEPDELLTFAFDKIGSMTTNTITKERKRHETVVMAELDQRTRRLGSLKMDA from the exons ATGTTTGGGATCCAACCCAGGGACGTGTCGGATGATGATTTCAATcccaggaggaggaggtggtcgtTGTGGACCACGCCACCTGCATCCATGCCCACCACCAGCCACGCTAGAAGGTATACCACGCCCCGGAGGGGGGGCCATTCTAACGCCTACCACTTGTCGGTGAAGTTTGAAGATCTCTGTGGCTTCATGGTGGAGGGCAATGTGGACGATGTCAATGTGCTGAACGAGGTGAGGGAGAGGATAAGGGAGCAAGGGAGGGTGTGGTGGGCGCTGGAGGCGAGCAAGGGCGCAAACTGGTACCTCCAGCCGAGGATCTCCTCCAACGGTGGCCAGGGCGTGATTAGTGTCACGTCGCTCAAGCTATCGGTGCTCACCAATACAGTTACATTGAGGAGGCTGATTAGGAAGGGGGTGCCGCCAGCGCTGAGGCCGAAGGTATGGATGTCGGTGTCGGGTGCAGCCAAGAAACGATCGACAGTTCCTGAGACATACTATGACGAGCTGATCAGGGCCACAGAGGGGAAAACCACGCCGGCCACTCGCCAAATTGACCAT GATCTCCCTCGCACCTTCCCTTGCCATCCCTGGTTGAACAGCGAGGAAGGCCAGGCATCTCTTCGGCGCGTACTTGTTGGTTACTCATTCCGTGATTCAGAAGTTGGATATTGTCAG GGTTTAAATTATGTAGCTGCTCTGTTATTGCTCGTTATGAAGACAGAGGAAGATGCATTTTGGATGCTGGCTGTActcttggagaatgttcttgtcaGTGATTGTTATACCGATACTCTTTCTGGATGCCATGTTGAGCAGAGAGTATTCAAAGATCTTCTAGCTAAAAAATGCCCCAG GATTGCTGCTCATCTTGAAGCAATGGGATTTGATGTTTCACTTGTTGCCACAGAATGGTTCTTATGTCTCTTCTCCAAAACGTTGCCTTCGGAG ACAACACTTCGGGTATGGGATGTTTTATTCAATGAAGGGGCAAAGGTCTTGTTCCATGTCGCTCTAGCAATTTTCAAG ATGAGAGAAGACGATCTTCTACGCATCCAACATATTGGTGATGTAATTGATGTTCTGCAGACAACTGCACACCACCTATACGAGCCTGATGAGCTGCTCACG TTTGCGTTCGACAAGATTGGCTCCATGACAACGAACACGATCACGAAAGAAAGGAAACGGCACGAGACGGTGGTCATGGCAGAGCTCGACCAAAGGACCAGACGGCTGGGCTCACTCAAGATGGATGCATGA